In a single window of the Candidatus Bathyarchaeota archaeon genome:
- a CDS encoding tRNA (adenine(22)-N(1))-methyltransferase TrmK: protein MSCAPYVPSSPEVVNKMLELGKITADDVVYDLGCGDGRILIATVKDFYAKRAVGYEINQSLFKTALNNIKKLNLFDRIELFNEDLFKANLSKANVVTLYLTSWANEKLKPKIEHEVKPGTRIISHDFEVHGWRPKLEERFNGHTLYVYEII from the coding sequence TTGAGCTGTGCTCCCTATGTACCAAGTTCCCCTGAAGTCGTAAATAAAATGCTAGAATTGGGCAAAATTACCGCTGACGATGTCGTATATGATCTAGGATGTGGTGATGGAAGAATTCTTATTGCAACTGTCAAGGATTTTTATGCCAAAAGAGCTGTCGGGTATGAAATCAATCAAAGTCTATTTAAGACCGCACTAAATAATATCAAAAAGTTGAACCTTTTTGATAGAATCGAGTTATTTAATGAGGATTTATTCAAAGCGAATCTTTCCAAAGCTAATGTTGTAACATTATATTTAACAAGTTGGGCTAATGAAAAGCTAAAACCAAAAATTGAACACGAAGTTAAGCCAGGGACTCGTATTATAAGTCACGATTTTGAGGTCCATGGATGGAGGCCAAAGTTAGAAGAGAGATTTAACGGACATACATTGTATGTTTACGAGATTATTTGA